The genomic interval ACCGTCACCGGGGTGCCGGCCGGCGGCACCGCCTGGTCGTTGACAAACCAGATCTCGTCACTGGCGCCATCTTCAGCCCGGTGATCGATGAGGGCCAGGGGATCGTGGTAGATGGCCACCAGGGAGCGCTCGGTCTGGGCCATAAACACCCCCCGGTCGATGACGGAGCCGGTGAACACCCAAGGCAGCGGGCTTGCCGGCACCTGCCGCCGCAGCAGCCAGTCCTCCACCGGCACCGTGCGGGGGCTGCCGCCGGCATCCCAGCGCACCGTCAGGCGAACCGGATCGCCGCTGGGCAGCTCGCTGGCCCCCTGGGCGGGCAGGGGCGAAAGCGTCCCCTCCAGGCCGGCCAGGAGCAGGGCCATCTGCAGGGCAAAGGGCTCCACCTCGGTGCGGAGCAGGCTCTCGTGCACCTTGCCGCCAGCGGCCACCACCACGTATTCCAGAAGCCCCTTGTCCATGTTGACCTTCGCCGGGAAGGACACCTCGCCGGCCGCCTTGTCCAACTGGCAGCCGCCGACATCGAAGCGACCGGGCGTGATGAGGCGGACCAGGGGAGCCGGCGGGCCGGCCTGAGACGGCTGGGCCGGGCGAGCGGCCGGCGGCGGGGGCGGCGCTGCTGGCGGTCCCGCCGCCATGGCCGGTAGCCAACCGCCGCCCAGTCCCCACAGAGCACCAGCCCACACCGCCACCCGGATCCACCAGCACCGGCCATCGTTCATGGTCCCACCTCCATCAACGAATGTCGAATAGCGAGCAAGGAATGTCCAACCGCAGAAGGGACCGGCAGCACTGATCCGAAACGTCAACGACCG from Thermodesulfobacteriota bacterium carries:
- a CDS encoding YdjY domain-containing protein is translated as MNDGRCWWIRVAVWAGALWGLGGGWLPAMAAGPPAAPPPPPAARPAQPSQAGPPAPLVRLITPGRFDVGGCQLDKAAGEVSFPAKVNMDKGLLEYVVVAAGGKVHESLLRTEVEPFALQMALLLAGLEGTLSPLPAQGASELPSGDPVRLTVRWDAGGSPRTVPVEDWLLRRQVPASPLPWVFTGSVIDRGVFMAQTERSLVAIYHDPLALIDHRAEDGASDEIWFVNDQAVPPAGTPVTVTIRRAPASPLP